acaaaaatatcaaaaagatttgaataaaaaataatcttttgCACAACATGGTGAAATGAGCAAGGGTAAAAAGGACAATTTGTCTCTTAGTTAACACCATTATGGGTGTGTTTGCAAGAGCAAGTTCCCAACactcctctctcgttttccgcgcgcacgcttttcaaactgctaaacggtgcgttctttgcaaaaagtttatatacaaaagttgttttcaaaaaatcaaattgatcatttttgaaaaaaaagtacctaatacttaattaatcacgcgctaatggaccgctccgttttccgtgcatggcagatgggttcccaacacccacctccaaacacagcctatgttGCCTTCACGGAATAGGGTCAGCCTTGAACTTCAATTTTGAAAAGCGGGGTCAAATAAGAAAACTTGAAAAAATAGGGTCAAATCGGTAGTTAGActtcaaaacagggtcaaataagcaattgccccCAAACAAAAAAGTGTTGTGTATAGATTTGCCTTGAAAAGTACCatcataattttattaaattttataaacttatcGCATATAAGGGCAATCACAATGCAAGAAACTAACCATGATTTCCATATCCTCCACATCAtgaagaaactagtactagacactaattttccaatgcaaacactactaattaatattcaaatttaatgctacttgtCTTCATAGATGTTGCATAGAAACCATGTCTTATGCAAGACATggcttccttctctttcttcatttactcacttgccacatcatatTTTATCCTATGTAGCAACTCATTTAATTTTATGGACACTATCCTAGTCATTGCATTGTGAATGCCCTAAACCAATGattcaaagtttcaaaagtCTGACCAACTTGTTCTTATTTTTTAGAACATATAGGAGATATgcatatcatttcattaagaaagaGGAGAAAACGTGGACAGCGTTAGCGAAAGACTCCGACAGCCGCCCACCAAGGGTACAACAGAACACCACACACCCAAAGGAAGTGAAACAAACTAGTGCATCAGCAGCACAAGCCTAGTTGCTCCTGCTAGGCACCAAAGAGCGCCCTCATTAGCGATGGCTTGGAGGACATGTTAAATAATTATGACAAGAGGGATAGCATGTGTCAGCAATAACgaagcaccccccccccccacccccacgcgGCGCCTCCCTCCAGAAGAAAAACTAACCAAAATAATGAATTGATTTTCACATCACAACTTTACgtaattaaattataaatatacCTGTAGATAAATTCTAAAGTACAGCATGCTTTATCATATAACAGCATTTATTTGGTTGTTCAAACCCAATATTCCACTCCATCCTGCCAACTATAGGTATTTTCATTACTTTTGAAGAATAAACCAAGATATTAATCATATCGCCTGAAATAACTTTCATATCATCCTCCCAGATCGTAAGAGTAAGAGTGTTCTCCGACATAGGTATATCTGAACTTACAATTACTGGAATCAACAGGATGAAATTTTGgttgagaaattttttttaactatgtGAATTTAACAGGAATCATATGTAAGCACCTGCCAAAATGGGCAGGATGAAAAACAAGTAGCACAGCAAGAGATCTGGTGCGTGTTCAATTATCTTTTCTATCAATAATGTAtgccttttttattttaactaaGTTAATTATTGAATTCAGGTTTTCTACCAAGTCAGGATAACTCCACAGTATTGAAGGTATCCGATAGACAAAAATCAGACTCTGTAAGAGAACTATAAGACTGTGTTCACAACAAGTAAATTATCTACGGAATCTCATCAAGGCCACTAGCAAGAAAAATTATGcaatgaataaaaaaataagaaggtGCATATTGGAATgttaaaaagaaacaaaaaagcaCTACTGTCAAGtttaaatatacaaaaatcctttATAGAGGAATTGATACAAACAGATAAGACATAAATAAAGTATGtctgaaatatataaaattaaaaatcaattgtTGCAATACAAAAGGTGGCACTAGCACCTCTGCAGTGAACTTGAAAATCAAATTAGTGAGAAGTGCGTTCAGTAAACAATCAAGCTAGTTAATTACTTCAGGGGGTCCTTCAGAAAAGAGGGATGCAGGTCTCTTTCTAAGGCAAGCAAAGAGGAAACTCTGTATGTCTATTCTACTAGTACATATCTACCCCGTCCAACTCTCTTCAATACCATATACCTCTTCTTTCCCAACCAGATTTTCTGTCTTATTCCAATCAAATTTGGACAACATCAAATGCAGTGCAGGggaaacatatatatttcaCAATTAAGAATCAAGAGAAAATAGTTGCACGCACCTCACAAAATCATTCTCCATCTTTTTAAATCTTGGAATAAAAAATTCAACGGCCTTTGTGAATCTGTCTCTCATTTTGTCGTTCTCAATTTGTTCATATGACCTGTTTATGAATAGTAAATATCTTAGGGAAATGATGTTACTTGCAAAAGGCCAACTTACTACATGACTTGTAATTGCAAAATTATTCAGTTAATAGGAACTTACTTATCCCCACTACTTATGAGAGTGCCAGTGTCCAAAGATGAATTTGAAGGCATGCTGCATGCATCCCCAACTGTCAACTTAGCAATAGTATATGTTACACTTTGGTACATTGATATAGCTTGTGCCCTAAGAATAGCCGCTGGTATAGAAGGGAGAAGTTGCTGAATCAACCGAGAGGTCATAATTAGCCTTTTACGTGGTAAATATAATATGAGAGCATCTTCTTGAATGTCAGCTTCATCTTCCACCTATAACAAATGCATATTTTGTTATGACGCATAATGTTCATTGGATAACACCGGTGAAACAATAAAAGAATAGTTATCTCATACAGACCTCGATTAATCTATTAGTTGCTTCAGGCCAGTCCATACCCAGAGTGCTGTAAGTTTTGAAAAAGTGTTACATTTCAATGAATATTGAGACTGAACAAAGTAATAATCAGTGCAAATTACAACTAGGAGAATAAGAACCAAAGCCTGGTAACAGTTGTGGAGCGGAAAACACACCTCATGTCCGCCAACTTTTGGTGGCCATCAATGATTTGATTCCAAGAAACAAGCACAGGAGCTTTAAATTTCCGCTTCTTCGGTCTTCGCACCGCAGAAGATACCTTTAGACCAGAAGGCATTTCAGGCCTGACAGAAGTAGAGCATTCAAGTCCATGCCCAGAAACACTGCTAGTGTCCATGCTCCAGGGAACTTTTGGATGATTATATGGTGATGCAGTTTTCCTGACACTGTACATAGCAAGATTATGACCATTTCTGTTGCTACCATGTTGAAACCAGGGTGATATCTGAGGGTTGATCATTAATTTGTCACCACTTTCAATTAAATTTTCTGTTGAGCTTGTGCCAAGAGATGAGCATTGATTTTGAAGATCAGTTCTTGCAGTGGCCATATCATTGGAGGTGGAGGTTAACTCCCTCAACTGAACCTGCGATGGCATGGTTGAGGTTACATCTTCACTGTTCCTGGGAGCAAACCTTAACATCTGATCTGATGGCAACAAGTTTGAGATTCTTGGGACCTCAGTTTTATCTGTACATAATCTCAATGGATTATTTTCTCCATGTGGAGCTCTTTCGGCACCGGGCCATTCAACTTGTGAAGCATTACAACTCATATCAGTTGTTTTAAGCCTCTTTCCAGACGTATTTTCTGGATCAGAATCAACAGGCTTAATGGCCTGAATCTGATGCAGTAGAGAATAATTTATCTGCTGGGAATTGGATGGTGCCAGGCTTCCATGCAGACTGATGCCACCATAGGTGGAAACTTTGTTAAAGGAAGAACCCATATTTGGAATGTTTGCTGCCATATTTTCCCCTTGTGACGAGTTTATGATGCCATGCTGCATCAAGGGTCTCTGAAGGGCATTTTTCTTTCCTAATAAAATATCTCCCATTTGATCCATATTTGGTATGTCAGATCCATCATTTTCCACAACTCGCTTTATTTCTTGCCTTCCTGAGTTGGTAGTAGTTGTGGCATCATCAGATAGATTTGCTACCCTCATTCTTTGATAATCATCTTTCGGACAACCCCGTAATGTGGAATCACCAATAGTACTTGGGAACATCATTGACTGGAGAATATTTGGAGTTATCTTGTTATGTTGGATACCCCCCAGGCGCTGTGCTGAGATGTTTGTCCACACATTCTTGAGCATTGTTGCTGCAGTACCTTGCAGAGACTGCTGAGGAAGAGAATTTACAGGAGCAGACTTTGGCTCTGCAACTGGGTATTGCTGGCCTAAGCTTTTAGTTTGGGGGAGGCACCCACTTGACAGTCCAGTATTATCAGCATCTGATGAGTAAAATGGTGAGGATCGACTCGGGTAGCCAGATGAAGTCGTCGAACCAGGAGTGGAAGGTAGCTGTCGCTGGTCTTCCCCTGGTACTGAATTATCAGCTGGCTTGATGTCAACAGAGGTGTGACTGGTCCATAAATTACCTGAAGTTAGTTGTTGTTGCATTGGTGGTGCCAATTTTAATCCAAATCCTTGTAAAGGGGGCTGGTTAAGTTGATTAGGAGTAATATCAGATCTGATGGGCATATTGCTAGAAACAACAGAATTTGTGCTGTCCACCTTCTGAAGAAATTGTTGAAGCATATGTTGACTGCACAAGACTTACAAAACAAAATTCAGAAAGCCAACATATATCTAGCTTAATACACCATCAATTCTGCATTAGAAACATTCTTAATAATCTAAAGACATCAATTGATTGAAATGTTTAGTAAGACAGTGGTAAAACCGTAAAAGGGTTAAGAGGCTTGAGTCCTTGTGTTACTCCTGTTATACTGGGACCAATAAAAAGCcaaataactactccctctatcccaaaatataacaacttctagtattcaaattttgtcccaaaaaataCCTCCACCTACATTCTgttatcaaccaatcacaagCTTCCACCTTTTAATTTCTCcacctccttcctcttctcacCAATCACAATCTTCTTCCATTGaatttcacctactttcttagtACTTGTGTCCAACCgcaaaacttcttatattttgggacagaggtagtattgAATTGAGTAACTCCCAAGTGAACATCATCTCATCATCACATTACTAGTTTTCATGAAATAAGGTGAAGGAAACTACTATACATGAGAGATCCCATCTATCTGGTCAAAACATACAAGGTACTCTTATGGGAGATATCAGCATTTGATTCAACAAATAAACAACATAATTGCATCACAAACGTTCGAAGAATAAATGTAACCTTCAAATCAGATAGTAGATGATCGAGATCATATGAAGTGAAGAACTACCTTGTTTGAACTATTTTATTTGGGTTTTGCAACAACGTTCCATCATATCCTCTGAAGGGAGGTTCATTCGAGTATTTGCTGGCAGTAGAATGTTGAGTAAGTTGTTCCTCTACCATTGCAATTTTCTACAAAGAAAAGAAGTGAAATGAGAATGCAGAAAATGAACTCAGCTAAACATCTGATGTAAAAGGAACAGATGTATCTTCATTAACCAAGAATAAAGATGCACTCTACTTGCATACCTCATTTGTTGACCCAACATGACCAGCAAGTTGGCAGCTCCCACCCAGCAGGTTCTCTTGGTTATTTGGTGGCTGAATTGACTCTGACAATAACTTATTATTGCACAAAGAATTCGTTGGAAAATGTCCAGTACTAATTCCAGATGTTGCACTAAGATGATTCAGCAGTGCAGATGGACCCATCGTTTTCTGGTCAGATTGGCCCAAATTATGGGCATCCATTCCACCAAAGGAATTACCTCTTGCAGAAAAAGAGATGCCTAAATGCTGACCATTATTTGAATTATGTCCTTCAGCAGAAATTGCATTAGTATACATCTGGCTGAGGCCAGCAAGTCCATACTCTGCATTATTTCCTTGTGAACATGAAGTCTCTGGAAGTGGCCTTTGCCCTGGAGCATTGTTGCTTCCAAAATTTCCCCCGCTCTGACCAAGCATCATTTGATGTTGGCCTGGGCTAAACATTCCTGTGCTTGAACTCGTCAGGACAGTATTTTTACTGCTATAACCATCATTTGGCACTCGAACAGTGTTCACATCAGGCTTTGACTGCTGAAAATTATTAATTGAATATGTATTGACGCAATTGGAATTTCGGCCATTCCAGTTGCTTTGGTTATTACTAGACTCCCCGTTAAAATTATGGTTATAACTGCTTTGTTGCAATACCCCAAGTCCTTGTGCGTTCTGTGGCATAAAACGTTCACCACCTGAGTTCAAATTTCGTTTCAGCAGCATAGGTTTCTGTTGTGCCCAAACACCAATTGATAAGTTGACATGTTCTGGTGATCCACAGTCACCAGAATGGCTTTGCTTTAAACTCGGTTGAAAAAGCCCATCATTAGCTCTTGTAGTTGTGTGATTATTGATAGCGGCGGAGGTAGATCCATAAGAAAATTTTTCCTGATGGTCATACACGGATTTCGTTGCACGCTGAAAACTGGTGAACTTCATATTATTCATGGTTCCTGAAGAACCATCATGTGAGGGAGAAGGTTGTGCACTTGGAGGTGCACTATGTAGGTTCATGCTATTTAAAGTTGCATGCTGCCTCTGTTCCAGATCAGGAGAAgtcattttatttgtaaatgcCTGGTCTCTATTCTGGAAATTCACGCTACTCCACTCTTCCTGGAGGCCATTTTTACTGCTTGTCGACTGTAATACTTCCTGCATAAGAGCACTCCAGCTACCCCCTTGAGCTGACACAGGGATGCTTGAGTTGCCATTGCCTGAAGAGTTATCATGACCAGGAACTCCATCTGATGAATCATCCTCATCCAATAAACCAGTAAAATTGTTATCATCTCCATACAAAATTTTCTCCTCTGTGGGATCAAGGCTAGCAGCACTGCTAGCTGGTCCGACGTGCGGCGCTGACTGACATTCAACTTGGTTCATCCAGCCATTAAAATGTTGAACATGAAAACCATGTTGTAAGTGATTAACTAGAACAGGACTGCCTCTCTTCAAGTTACCGCCTTGACTTTGAGTCGAAGAATCACTTAATACACTTCCATTTTCACAAAAATTCTGCAAATTATTGGATGTAACTTGTTCACAAAGACCATGTTCATTCTGGAACGAATTAATTGAGCTTGCAAACCTTGCTGTCATATCTGACTGGTCTGAACCAGCTCTTGCCATTGCATTGTGGGAATTAGCAGGAAATCCTGGGAACTGGGAGTACTGATTCCCAGAACCTTTGCTCATGCTAGCAGGAAGGGAATGAGAAGAttggtttactttattattAACTGATCCCATTGGCCTCATGAGATTCTGGATGTTTGAGTACACTGCACCATTTGCAAAGCTGCTTGTGCCAAGAGAAGCACCATGATGTTGCTCCCAATGTGGGTTACCATTATTTAAAATCTGAGAGTTGCTTCCTAACCTGGAGCCACCAAGAGAAATACCATTTGACCATGCATAACTTGATGGCTCATTCATAGGCATTTCATTCATCATGGTTGGAAACTGATCAGCTAGGGATTGTTTTGCAGGGGCTTGGAACTGCCCAAAAGAGTTCTGCATTCTACCTCCATgatcaagctgctgctgctgttgctgcctcTGGAACTCTTGTAGCTGCTTATACAACATCTGTCGTTGCCACATCTGGGCATCACTATCACTACCATGTTGTGAAGGGCGAAACTGTGACATGTCGTAGGTAGTCCCTACCCAGTATCAGCAGAAATGTGACTGCCCCAAGATAAATAAATTCTTAAGATTCATATCATGTGACACAATAAATCTTTTAAAACAGTTTGCTTCCAGGGTGAGGAAGACTTTCCCTGGAAATTTCATCAGGTAAGAATCATCCTGAACTAATAAAACAAAACTCAAGCTGAAAGAAACTCAACATTCCTACATCATTGATAATAATGCCtacaaaaatcaagtttagaaGCAGAATACTGTTGTTATCCATCTAGCAAGCACATAAAGAAAGCATGCTACACATCATTTCTCTGCTAGCTTAACTGTATTCTAAAACATAAGTGGTATATTAAAAGGTAGG
The sequence above is drawn from the Oryza glaberrima chromosome 10, OglaRS2, whole genome shotgun sequence genome and encodes:
- the LOC127752918 gene encoding uncharacterized protein LOC127752918, producing the protein MSQFRPSQHGSDSDAQMWQRQMLYKQLQEFQRQQQQQQLDHGGRMQNSFGQFQAPAKQSLADQFPTMMNEMPMNEPSSYAWSNGISLGGSRLGSNSQILNNGNPHWEQHHGASLGTSSFANGAVYSNIQNLMRPMGSVNNKVNQSSHSLPASMSKGSGNQYSQFPGFPANSHNAMARAGSDQSDMTARFASSINSFQNEHGLCEQVTSNNLQNFCENGSVLSDSSTQSQGGNLKRGSPVLVNHLQHGFHVQHFNGWMNQVECQSAPHVGPASSAASLDPTEEKILYGDDNNFTGLLDEDDSSDGVPGHDNSSGNGNSSIPVSAQGGSWSALMQEVLQSTSSKNGLQEEWSSVNFQNRDQAFTNKMTSPDLEQRQHATLNSMNLHSAPPSAQPSPSHDGSSGTMNNMKFTSFQRATKSVYDHQEKFSYGSTSAAINNHTTTRANDGLFQPSLKQSHSGDCGSPEHVNLSIGVWAQQKPMLLKRNLNSGGERFMPQNAQGLGVLQQSSYNHNFNGESSNNQSNWNGRNSNCVNTYSINNFQQSKPDVNTVRVPNDGYSSKNTVLTSSSTGMFSPGQHQMMLGQSGGNFGSNNAPGQRPLPETSCSQGNNAEYGLAGLSQMYTNAISAEGHNSNNGQHLGISFSARGNSFGGMDAHNLGQSDQKTMGPSALLNHLSATSGISTGHFPTNSLCNNKLLSESIQPPNNQENLLGGSCQLAGHVGSTNEKIAMVEEQLTQHSTASKYSNEPPFRGYDGTLLQNPNKIVQTSQHMLQQFLQKVDSTNSVVSSNMPIRSDITPNQLNQPPLQGFGLKLAPPMQQQLTSGNLWTSHTSVDIKPADNSVPGEDQRQLPSTPGSTTSSGYPSRSSPFYSSDADNTGLSSGCLPQTKSLGQQYPVAEPKSAPVNSLPQQSLQGTAATMLKNVWTNISAQRLGGIQHNKITPNILQSMMFPSTIGDSTLRGCPKDDYQRMRVANLSDDATTTTNSGRQEIKRVVENDGSDIPNMDQMGDILLGKKNALQRPLMQHGIINSSQGENMAANIPNMGSSFNKVSTYGGISLHGSLAPSNSQQINYSLLHQIQAIKPVDSDPENTSGKRLKTTDMSCNASQVEWPGAERAPHGENNPLRLCTDKTEVPRISNLLPSDQMLRFAPRNSEDVTSTMPSQVQLRELTSTSNDMATARTDLQNQCSSLGTSSTENLIESGDKLMINPQISPWFQHGSNRNGHNLAMYSVRKTASPYNHPKVPWSMDTSSVSGHGLECSTSVRPEMPSGLKVSSAVRRPKKRKFKAPVLVSWNQIIDGHQKLADMSTLGMDWPEATNRLIEVEDEADIQEDALILYLPRKRLIMTSRLIQQLLPSIPAAILRAQAISMYQSVTYTIAKLTVGDACSMPSNSSLDTGTLISSGDKSYEQIENDKMRDRFTKAVEFFIPRFKKMENDFVSLNKRSSMLDIQLECQDLERISIVNRLGWFHARNYHAAGVEASSTDLAPRRIYRDRHVMTFAVPVNLPDGVPCLLL